In Populus alba chromosome 1, ASM523922v2, whole genome shotgun sequence, a single window of DNA contains:
- the LOC140955325 gene encoding putative disease resistance protein RGA4: MAAELLLTFALEETLKRVSSIAAEGIGLAWGLEGQLRKLNQSLTMIKDVLQDAARRAVTDESVKRWLQNLQDVAYDAEDVLDEFAYEILRKDEKKGKVRDCFSLHNPVACRLIMGQKVKKINRALDEIRKDAAGFGLGLTSLPVDRAQEVSWDPDRETHSFLDSSEVVGREDDVSKVMELLTSLTKHQHVLPVVPIVGMAGLGKTTVAKKVCEVVRERKHFDITIWVCVTNDFSKGRILGEMLQNVDETTSRLSNLNAIMENLKKKLEKRTFFLVLDDVWNEDLDKWNDLKEQLLKINSMNGNGVVVTTRKKQVADMMETSPGIQHEPGKTNR; encoded by the coding sequence ATGGCAGCAGAGCTTCTTCTTACGTTTGCCTTGGAGGAGACTTTGAAAAGGGTGAGTTCCATTGCTGCTGAAGGGATCGGACTTGCTTGGGGATTGGAGGGCCAGCTGCGAAAGCTCAACCAGTCCTTGACCATGATCAAAGATGTGCTCCAAGACGCAGCCAGAAGGGCAGTAACAGACGAGTCTGTGAAGCGTTGGCTGCAGAACCTACAGGATGTAGCTTACGATGCTGAAGATGTTCTGGACGAGTTTGCTTATGAGATTCTCCGAAAAGAcgaaaagaagggaaaggtaCGTGATTGCTTTTCACTCCACAATCCTGTTGCATGCCGTTTGATTATGGGTCAAAAAGTTAAGAAGATCAATAGAGCCCTGGATGAAATCCGGAAAGATGCAGCCGGATTCGGGCTTGGATTGACATCTCTACCTGTAGATAGAGCTCAAGAAGTTAGCTGGGACCCAGATCGAGAGACACATTCGTTCCTTGACAGCTCAGAAGTTGTAGGAAGGGAGGATGATGTCTCTAAAGTTATGGAATTGCTGACTAGCTTGACCAAACACCAACATGTCCTTCCGGTTGTCCCTATAGTGGGGATGGCTGGCCTTGGAAAGACTACTGTAGCAAAAAAAGTTTGTGAAGTAGTGCGGGAGAGAAAACACTTTGATATAACAATCTGGGTTTGTGTTACTAATGATTTTAGTAAAGGGAGGATTTTAGGAGAGATGTTGCAAAATGTTGATGAAACTACAAGTAGGTTGAGCAACCTAAATGCAATTATGGAAAACCTTAAGAAAAAGCTGGAAAAGAGgacattttttcttgttcttgatgatgtgtGGAATGAAGACCTCGATAAGTGGAATGATTTGAAGGAGCAACTGTTAAAAATTAACAGCATGAATGGGAATGGTGTTGTTGTTACAACCCGCAAAAAGCAAGTCGCAGACATGATGGAGACTTCTCCTGGTATTCAGCACGAGCCGGGAAAAACTAACAGATAA